Proteins from a single region of Antechinus flavipes isolate AdamAnt ecotype Samford, QLD, Australia chromosome 2, AdamAnt_v2, whole genome shotgun sequence:
- the SLC28A2 gene encoding sodium/nucleoside cotransporter 2 isoform X2, whose amino-acid sequence MRRGSQQPFSKAREFYKTHTQLFQKILLSLLCTAYAAYVLVACILNFQRALALFVLTCLGLFYLAYSLIKKHFGKKLLRCGKPFGNSRQRLWLKWGLMAVAIVSLILWLILDTARRPKQLISFAGICMFVIILFAFSKHHFAVNWRAVFWGLILEFVLGILVIRTDPGFAAFQWLGEQIQIFLSYTVAGSSFVFGDALVRDIFAFQALPIIVFFSCVMSILYYLGLMQWLIVKIAWLLQITLGTTATETLSVAGNIFVGMTEAPLLIRPYLPDMTSSEVHAVMTGGFATISGTVLGAYISFGIDPASLVSASVMAAPCALALSKLVYPEVEESKFKNKEGVKLSRGNQKNILEAASSGAADSIGLIANIAANLIAFLAVLAFINAALSWLGEMVDIEGLSFQVISSYVLRPIAFMMGVDWADCPMVAEMLGIKFFLNEFVAYERLSQYKNKRLSGIEEWVGGEKQWISVRAEIITTFSLCGFANLSSMGITLGGLTSMAPKRKSDFAKLVMRALLTGACVSLVNACVAGILYVPRGAEADCASFLDTANFTSPSYEIYVCCRELFQSVTLNNTGQIPFSQLWTSPNFSVKTLASCCGLYNHTVCTENSLFV is encoded by the exons CCTATGCTGCCTATGTCCTGGTGGCCTGTATCCTGAATTTCCAGAGAGCCTTAGCTTTGTTTGTGCTCACCTGTTTGGGTCTTTTCTACTTGGCTTACAGTCTCattaaaaagcattttggaaagAAGCTGTTGAGATGTGGGAAGCCTTTTGGAAACTCTCGGCAGAGGCTTTGGCTCAAATG gGGTCTAATGGCAGTTGCCATAGTCAGCCTCATCCTGTGGCTGATCCTCGACACTGCTCGAAGGCCAAAACAGCTCATTTCTTTTGCTGGAATTTGTATGTTTGTTATCATCCTCTTTGCCTTCTCCAAGCACCACTTTGCA GTGAACTGGAGGGCTGTGTTTTGGGGTCTTATACTGGAATTTGTTCTTGGCATCCTGGTCATTCGAACTGATCCTGGATTTGCTGCATTTCAGTGGCTTGGTGAACAGATTCAG atttttctCAGTTACACAGTGGCCGGTTCCAGTTTTGTTTTTGGAGATGCTCTTGTCAGGGATATTTTTGCCTTTCAG GCTTTACCAatcattgttttcttcagttgtGTGATGTCTATCCTCTACTACTTGGGACTCATGCAGTGGCTGATTGTGAAG attgCCTGGCTTTTACAAATTACTCTGGGAACCACAGCCACAGAGACCTTGAGTGTGGCAGGAAATATCTTTGTTGGTATG ACAGAGGCACCTCTGCTGATTCGGCCATACTTGCCAGACATGACATCTTCAGAAGTCCATGCTGTTATGACCGGAGGTTTTGCTACCATTTCAGGCACTGTTTTGGGAGCCTACATCTCTTTTGGG ATTGATCCTGCATCCTTGGTTTCTGCCTCTGTGATGGCTGCTCCTTGTGCTCTTGCCCTGTCTAAGCTGGTCTACCCAGAAGTAGAAGAGTCCAAGTTCAAGAATAAGGAAGGAGTAAAACTGTCCCGTGG CAATCAGAAGAACATCCTAGAAGCTGCCAGCAGTGGGGCTGCAGACTCCATAGGACTCATTGCCAACATTGCCGCCAACCTCATCGCCTTCCTGGCAGTGTTAGCTTTCATCAATGCGGCTCTGTCCTGGCTGGGGGAGATGGTGGACATAGAGGGACTCAGCTTCCAA GTCATCTCTTCCTATGTGCTAAGGCCCATTGCTTTCATGATGGGTGTGGACTGGGCAGACTGTCCAATGGTAGCCGAGATGCTGGGGATCAAGTTCTTCCTGAATGAGTTTGTGGCCTATGAACGATTGTCTCAGTACAAGAACAAACGTCTCTCTGGAATTGAAGAGTGGGTCGGGGGCGAAAAACAATGGATTTCT gtGAGAGCAGAAATCATCACAACTTTTTCACTGTGTGGATTTGCCAATCTCAGTTCAATGGGGATCACATTAGGAGGcttaa CTTCAATGGCTCCCAAACGGAAGAGTGACTTTGCTAAGCTGGTGATGAGAGCCCTCTTGACAGGGGCCTGTGTGTCCCTGGTCAATGCCTGTGTGGCAG GAATCCTCTACGTTCCCAGGGGGGCTGAGGCTGACTGCGCTTCTTTCCTGGACACAGCAAATTTCACCAGTCCCAGCTATGAGATCTATGTGTGTTGTAGAGAACTCTTCCAGAG CGTCACACTCAACAACACTGGCCAGATCCCTTTTTCACAACTATGGACAAGCCCAAATTTCAGTGTTAAGACCCTTGCCAGCTGCTGTGGACTCTATAACCATACTGTCTGTACTGAAAACAGCCTCTTTGTATAA